CTGGATCCCAGGCACAATTTCAGCATTCAACGTTTCAGCCAAGTGGTAGCCAGCATCAGCGTTATGACCAACAACATGTGCGAGTTCCACAACAGACAGGACAGCAACAGCACATGGGACAAGGACAGACTGCTCAACCAGCTCCCCAACAACATcttaagggtcaaggtcaaatgaCACAATATGTTTCTCAGCAACCAGGACAAGGTCAGGCATTGCAGCAAATACCTCAACATATGGGACAGTACAGCCAGGCTCAACCACAGTACAGCCAGGCTCAACCACAGTACAGCCAGGCTCAACCACAGTACAGCCAGGCTCAACCACAGTACAGCCAGGCTCAACCACAGTACAGCCAGGCTCAACCACAGAGCAGCCAGGCTCAACCACAGAGCAGCCATGTTCAACCACAGTACAGCCAGGCTCAACCACAGTACAGCCAGGCTCAACCACAGTACAGCCAGGCTCGACCACAGTACAGCCAGGCTCGACCACAGTACAGCCAGGCTCGACCACAGTACAGCCAGGTTCGACCACAGTACAGCCAGGCTCGACCACAGTACAGCCAGGCTCAACCACAGAGCAGCCAGGCTCAACCACAGAGCAGCCAGGCTCAACCACAGTACAGCCAGGCTCAACCACAGAGCAGCCAGGCTCAACCACAGTACAGCCAGGCTCAACCACAGTACAGCCAGCCTCCAGCCAATGCACAATACAATCAGGGTGTACAGCCTGCAGGTCAGGTTAATCTGCAACCCACAAATCAAGGTCAGTTTGACCAGAGGGGAACAGTTCAAGGTCAGACAAGCCAATTTATTCCAAGTCAGCAGTTGCCTGGACAACAACAGTTGATATACCAGCCATCTGTTCAAGGTCAAACAGGACACCAAAAGCCCTTTGTGCATCAGGCTGGACAACAAATCCAAAATTTACCTCAGACCCAACAGCAAACATATACCCCTGCTCAGCAACAAAATGTGCCACTCCAGCCTTCGAAGTTCCATGCCCAGCAACAGTTTCATCAACCTCCTCAGTCTGCCCCAGTTCAAATAGCATATTCTGGTGCTAGCATTCAAACTGGGCCACCAGCTCCTGCCCAGCAACAAGGAGTATCAACAGCAGGTGGGCAGCAAAACCTACACCAGTTCCATCCACTTCAACAACAGAATTTTTTTCAGACCCAGTTTTCATCTTCAGCCAGTACAGGGACTGCAGGTGGATACATGCAGTCTGGACCCAGGTTTGCTGCACCAACCTCTTTGATGCCACAACAACAAGGAGTGCCAGCTGCACCAGTTAGTGGTCAGGTGGCACCTATCCAGCAACCTGTTGCAGGTCAAGGTCAGCAGTATCAGCAGCCAATGATAACACAAGGACAGAATTTTGTGCAGCCTCCACATTCCTCGCCTGCACATCCGGTGTATGGGGCAGGGGCTTTGCAGTCAGCTCAAAGATTATCTGCTCCACCATCAGCTTCCTCACAGCAGAATGTACAAGGTCAACAATACACAGGTCAACAAATGGGTGGGATACCACAGTCCCAACAAGGTAGAATGCAGCCTCCATTGAgtggtcaaggtcatcaaggtcagTCTGCAAAAACATACAGCCCTGCACCAGCTGCATCTGTAAGTCAACCTTTGAATATACCAACTATTCCACCAGTTTCAGGTCAAGGACAGTTTGTCCGGGGTCATGGTACACAACAGAATGTTCAAGGTCAGTATATTGGTCCACAGTCACAGACATCTATGGGTCAGGGACAATTTATCCCAGGTCAAGGCATAGGTCAGCAGCCGCAAAAACCCCAGGTACCAGGTTATTCAGAGACCGTTGTGAACAGGCAGTTTACCCAAGGTCGAATTCCACACGGTCAGAGTTCACAAGAATTATCTGGTCAGAGCCAACGAAAGGGACAGATTCCACCCAGTCAGGGGTCCCAAGTCTATTCTCATAGTCAGTTACCAAGCAGTCAAAGCCAGCAGACATACCCTCAGAGCCAAGTAGGTCAGTTTAATCATTATCAAGGACAAGTACCTGTAAACCAGCAAAGACCAGGTGTTCCAAACCAAACTGTTGCTCAGCAACAATATGGACATCAAGGACAAATGCAAGGTCAGTCACAGTATGGACAGGGAACCAGTCAGCTTAATCAGACTGGTCCATTGCCTCCAATGCAACAGATTCCACAACAAGGGCAAATGAGCAACAAACAATCAGTTTTACAACCTGAAGTTTTAAAACCTACTTTGCCATCAGGTTTAAGTCAAGGCCAAACTAGCAGTCCACAAAACCAGCAGAATTTGTATTcctcccaaggtcaaggtcagaacatACAGCCACCACTTCAACAGCAACCAGTCCAACCTCAAGGACAACCAGTCACACCGAGTTACCAACCAGTGAGCCCAATGCATGGAAACTACCAGCAAGGGCAGCAAAGACCACCTAGCCCAGCAGTTCCTATAGTTACACAACAAGGTCACATAAAAACTCAAGGTAAGTCTGAACTTATGTTTGTTCAAAGGtcttaacttataaaaaaaaaatgaaggcactttataatatttatgtacatttttataacatttgtGGGTCTACTAGAATGGTTGTTGATGAAGAGCAATGCATTGTTACAAGATGATTGAATTGATTATGAATGCAGAAATGAAGTTTAATTTAATatgcaattttaaacattttgatttacatatcgcgggcttagcgcaaaacggttgtaacttatatgaaataaagaaggagttacaaccgttttgcgctaagcccacGATATATACTCACAGAAATATGTGTTATTGTAACATGTAACAACATAGTGTTTCAGTAGTAAGGTTTCTGACTTAAAATTGCATGCTGGCTTACACATGTGGGTTAGATATTCTGCTTGGGGTGTAAAATTTAAAGTTGTTAGAATCTTGCTTGTGCCTGAAATAAGCCTGAAAGAGCAAGTCTGGtattccttcaccattaaagatGTAAAGTAGTCATATGACTATGATTTGTCAATATGAGGAACAGATAAACAATAGTAACATGAACAGATTCACATTTAGATGTTAAACCAACCTTGTCAGTGGAAGTAAAGCCATCTCAGCCACAGAGTCCAACGTCACACCAGTCAGCGGCTCGAAATATTTCTGTAGATAGACAACTGTCAACAGCTTCATCACTGGACGAAATTTTGTCATCAAGTCCAGATGCTAGGACCGAGTCAGCAGAAAGAGTCTTGGCGCCAAAGGTACCATATTGACAGTAGAAAACTTTATAATCATTGCTCttattaattgttttgaaaacctCTTAAAGTATATTGCCAGACATGCCATAAACTTTGAAACTGCTGAAGGTAATTGAGtaatttttacagtaaaatgaatgGTAATTCCAGGAGATACAACTGATCTCCACTTTAATTTGTActtcatttctttcattttgtctTTACAAAAGGAAAACAACTACTGAAAGAAATCTAATTCTTCGTTTTTAGATAAAAATGTGTTGAAGCGAAGAACTGTGACTTTAGCTTAAGTTATTGCAAAGGACTTGGCTGTCTGTTTTATAACTTAAAGTAGTTCAGCTGTTGTTACATACCTTTACACAAAGTCAGTCACTTTGGTATAGGTTACAAAATTTTGTTACAAGTTGCACAGGGAGTGAAATAGTGATTGTGTATATAAACGTGAAACATTTGATGAAACAACTTACTAATGGCAAACACCTAGAACATGTGCAAGTTCTGTTTGGTAGGCTCTTTCTCAGGAAATAGCGTATTAAGGGTGATCAAGCTTTCTCCTATGCAATGGCTTCCCTTTAACTTCATATGACCTCTGCCACCACAGACATAATATTATGCAGAGCTCAGTATGTTTTTAATCCTTAATTTTGGATGTcagttatttgatatttttatattatttttcaaagaaatatagcCGAATAAGTTCGATATCAGATTCTTGATTTCACTAGATTTTATTCAGATAGCTGctacatgtatgttattattcATTATTATACAGTTGTTAAATGTACTGGAAGATATTTGAATCAGGGAGTTTAGCCTTGTATGGTTGAGATAATGTACTACATGTAATTGTAACTGCTAAAATTACTCCAGGGAGTTTGGAAGTTTAGTATTCTGCCAGGGAAGATAATTCCTGCAAGAAGTTTGGAAGCTTTGTGTGGTAGAGACTAATTTACTGCTGGGGAAGATAACATCTGCTGGGAGTTTAGAAATTTATTATGTTAGAGACACAGAGGGCTAGTTATGAAAGCATTCATTGTACATACATGTGAACCGTGCcatgaccactctagaggtcacattttttgtgggatctttatgaaagttggtcagaatgttcatcttgatgatatctaggtcaggttcgaaactgggttacgtgccatcaaaaactaggtcagtacgtttaaaaatagaaaaaccttgtgacctctctagaggccatatatttcataagatcttcatgaaaattggtcagaacgttcaccttgatgatgtctaggtcaggtttgaaactgggttacgtgccatcaaaaactaggtcagtaggtcaaataatagaaaaaccttgtgacctctctaaaggctatattttttatgggatctgtatgaaagttggtctgaatcttcatcttgatgatatctaggtcaagttcgaaactgggtcaactgcggtcaaaaactaggtcagtaggtctaaaaatagagaaaccttgtgacctctctagaggccatatattttataagatcttcatgaaaattggtcagaatgttctccttgatgatatctaggtcaagttcgaaagtgggtcacgtgccttcaaaaactaggtcagtaggtcaaataatagaaaaaccttgtgacctctctagaggccatatttttcatgggatctgtatgaaaattggtctgaatgttcaccttgataatatctaggtcaagtttgaaagtggatcacgtgccttcaaaaactaggtcagtaggtcaaataatagaaaaaccttgtgacctctctaaaggccatatttttcatgggattggtatgaaagttggtctgaatgttcatcttgatgatatctagatcaaattcgaaacagggtcatgtgcggtcaaaaactaggtcagttggtctaaaaatagaaaaatcttgtgacctctctagaggccatacttgtgaatggatctccataaaaattggtcagaatgttcatcttgatgatatctaaatcaagttcgaaattgggtcacttgccatcaaaaagtaggtcagtaggtcaaaaaatgaaaaaaacgttgtgacctctctagaggccatatttttcatgggatctgtatgaaagttgttctgaatgtttatcttgatgatatataggtcaagtttgaaactgggtcaactgcgatcaaaaactaggtcagtaggtcttaaaatagaaaaaccttgtgacctctctagaggccatacccttgaatggatcttcatgaaaataggtcagaatgttcaccttgatgatatctaggtcaagtttgaaactgggtcacatgccttaaaaaactaggtcagtaggtcaaataataaaaaaaccttgtgacctctctagaggccatacttttcatgggatctgtatgaaagttggtctgaatgttcatcttgatgatatctagatcaagtttgaaactgggtcaactgcggtcaaaaactaggtcagtaggtctaaaattagaaaaatcttttgacctctctagaggccatatttttcaatggatcttaatgaaaattagtgagaatgttcaccttgatgatatctaggtaaagttcaaaacagggtcacgtaccttcgaaaactaggtcaataggtcaaataatagaaaaaccttgtgacctctctagagaccatatttttcaatggatcttcatgaaaattggtcagaatttttatcttgataatatctaggtcaagttcaaaactgggtcacatgagctcaaaacctaggtcactatgttaaataatagaaaaaacgacgtcatactcaaaactgggtcatgtgggaacaggtgagcgattcaggaccatcatggtcctcttgttttatataacttacattgttacatttttttattggtcgaaaaaccaagaccacttttctgtggtacaacatggatgttactttcaaattttggatgtattttaaggtatctctacctggtaaggattttttttttttgtggacttggaaaaataaaagaataacaataatttctaaaaaaaattgtaaacaactagaaaattaaaattccatttacaaatacaggtgctagtgtaaaggaatttgctgtgacgggcatatattgtgacattctcgcactcttgttttattttaagattaacttctcttagttgttactatgaataacttatattgtaacttttttataattgaccatagggaaaaaccaagaccacttttctgtggtgcaacatagatgttactttgcaatttttggtgtattttaaggtatctctacctggtaaggagtttttttgtggacttagaaaaacaaaagacttacagtgattacgaatatccacaaaattaaaattccatttgcaaaaacatgtgctagagtaaagaaattcgctgtgacgggcatatattttgacattctggcactcttgttcaacttagaaatatttggttaaggttttatctGGTatatcagtacccactaatgggaatggattgaaacttcgaacagttgtccattgtcatgaactgatatgcattttacaggttccataacccttttttgcaattttacaaaattattcccctttttatgccccagacatctactgatgcgggaggcataatagtgattgtcctgtccgtccgtacgaggttaaccaaatgggaccgtttcgtctagcatcaataccccatactagaatgacttgatactaatgcagatgtaacctgtgaccattcctcatcctcagacatcacctgacctcagtttaaccttgaccttgcacttgacctcgttttggactttggttgctttgtatcgacaaagaTGCCACTGgggacatcaagcgtttattgaacgcagcttcttgttcaacttgcatttttattcaactgacaaggctgttgaatagttaagcattgctgtcctccgacagctcttgttagtcccctactggttgaaaaccagtttcggggactataggaatgcacttttccgtcattccgtccgtccgtccgcaatttcgtgtccggtccataactctgtcatccatgaagggattttaatattacttggcacaaatgttccccatgatgagacgacatgtcatgcgcaaaacctggacccctagctcagaggtcaaggtcacaattggaggtcaaaggtcaacagggctttttttctgttcggtccacaactctcccatccttgaagggattttagtattacttggcacaaatgtttcccatgaggagacgacatgtcatgtgcaaaaactggacccctagcttaaaggtcaaggtcacaattggaggtcaaaggtcaacaaggcttttttcctgtccggtccataactctcccatccatgaagggattttaatattacttggcacaaatgtacctcatactAAGACCCCTTTCAGACTttcaactttcagacccctagctcaaaggtcaaggtcacgcttagcagtcaaatgttaacatagcatgaacagagtctgtttcgtgtccggtccttaactctgacattcatcaagggattttaatatcacttagcacaagtgttccccatgatgagacgacgtgtcatgcgcaaatcccgaacccctagctcaaaggtcaaggtcacaattggaggtcaaatgtcaacagagtttttttcctgtcccatccataactctgccatccatgaagggattttaatattacttggcacaaatgttccccatgatgagacaacatgtcgtgcgcaaagcccagacccttagctcaaaggtcaaggtcacaattggaggtcaaaggtcaataaggttttttccctgtccgaagcagaactctgtcatccatcaagggattacaatattacttggcataaatgttccccatgatgagacgacgtgtcatgcgcaaaacccagtaccctagcttaaaggtcaaggacacactttgagatcaaaggtcaagaggattttttcctgtccggtctataactttgtcatgcaaagcaggatttagatatcagttggcacaaatattcccctggatgagacaacatgtcatgcgcaagaaccaggtccctaggtctaaggtcaaggtcatatttagaggtcaaaggtcaaattcaagaatgattttgtacggaacatttcttcttcatgcatggagagattttgatgtaacttggaccaaatgttcaccaccatgaggcacccttgtttttagaattacgtccctttgttactataaatagattttattgtaacttttttattactggcggtagagaaaaatcgagaccacttttctgtggtacagcatgcatgcatacatgtgataagttcagaatcccaaaactggaggtttgccatttttcagctggagttggggtctcaaaactggaggttttttatcga
The Mercenaria mercenaria strain notata unplaced genomic scaffold, MADL_Memer_1 contig_3868, whole genome shotgun sequence genome window above contains:
- the LOC128553470 gene encoding uncharacterized protein LOC128553470; protein product: MTQGGSLPNSGTASPVHIPQMPGSVPVSPDHIRHRFDGRLGPNDPSTSRMLPRQPGPDLTQGHLYQPSSTSGEGQSAREMGLGPTALDSSLYGPESLYQQQLDQGQMGYIQGQGVKSGGPDTAQAPTPQSDYVPLDQRWKKDKPVTPQSAYPQTGQRPVVSGSLKPQTSQGISLNTHLQPNQTPDQQNFYAQNLALANQELQYGQPGTFQGQGQNIPNQSMPAGQSQMQTSQYGQNMADFQTQRFSQPPQLPVHSAPASQVISQMPSSLPPQSMPVTREVTSTVSAVGGPVLSPGNENQDYRSMPQGNFGPQGQGQGQINTQQVQGQQHMSQPGYSEGQQVLQQFPQSQPQQHQLQPPGSQSFQGQGQVQVSGSQAQFQHSTFQPSGSQHQRYDQQHVRVPQQTGQQQHMGQGQTAQPAPQQHLKGQGQMTQYVSQQPGQGQALQQIPQHMGQYSQAQPQYSQAQPQYSQAQPQYSQAQPQYSQAQPQYSQAQPQSSQAQPQSSHVQPQYSQAQPQYSQAQPQYSQARPQYSQARPQYSQARPQYSQVRPQYSQARPQYSQAQPQSSQAQPQSSQAQPQYSQAQPQSSQAQPQYSQAQPQYSQPPANAQYNQGVQPAGQVNLQPTNQGQFDQRGTVQGQTSQFIPSQQLPGQQQLIYQPSVQGQTGHQKPFVHQAGQQIQNLPQTQQQTYTPAQQQNVPLQPSKFHAQQQFHQPPQSAPVQIAYSGASIQTGPPAPAQQQGVSTAGGQQNLHQFHPLQQQNFFQTQFSSSASTGTAGGYMQSGPRFAAPTSLMPQQQGVPAAPVSGQVAPIQQPVAGQGQQYQQPMITQGQNFVQPPHSSPAHPVYGAGALQSAQRLSAPPSASSQQNVQGQQYTGQQMGGIPQSQQGRMQPPLSGQGHQGQSAKTYSPAPAASVSQPLNIPTIPPVSGQGQFVRGHGTQQNVQGQYIGPQSQTSMGQGQFIPGQGIGQQPQKPQVPGYSETVVNRQFTQGRIPHGQSSQELSGQSQRKGQIPPSQGSQVYSHSQLPSSQSQQTYPQSQVGQFNHYQGQVPVNQQRPGVPNQTVAQQQYGHQGQMQGQSQYGQGTSQLNQTGPLPPMQQIPQQGQMSNKQSVLQPEVLKPTLPSGLSQGQTSSPQNQQNLYSSQGQGQNIQPPLQQQPVQPQGQPVTPSYQPVSPMHGNYQQGQQRPPSPAVPIVTQQGHIKTQDVKPTLSVEVKPSQPQSPTSHQSAARNISVDRQLSTASSLDEILSSSPDARTESAERVLAPKDALDWAIQNNLWGHAFSLASKMNNKTEDHVMRRFANMKVAVDDTLHTFCQIMSRSDVSVSLNFKLLIKT